Proteins found in one Cervus canadensis isolate Bull #8, Minnesota chromosome 24, ASM1932006v1, whole genome shotgun sequence genomic segment:
- the LOC122426540 gene encoding cofilin-1-like, with product MASGVAVSDGVIKVFNDMKVRKSSTPEEVKKRKKAVLFCLSEDKKNIILEEGKEILVGDVGQTVDDPYATFVKMLPDKDCRYALYDATYETKESKEEDLVFIFWAPECAPLKSKMIYASSKDAIKKKLTGIKHELQANCYEEVKDRCTLAEKLGGSAVISLEGKPL from the coding sequence ATGGCCTCCGGTGTGGCTGTGTCTGATGGGGTCATCAAAGTGTTCAACGACATGAAAGTGCGTAAGTCGTCGACACCAGAGGAAGTGAAGAAGCGCAAGAAGGCGGTGCTCTTCTGCCTGAGTGAGGACAAGAAGAACatcatcctggaggagggcaaggagaTCCTGGTGGGTGACGTGGGCCAGACGGTAGACGACCCTTATGCCACCTTTGTCAAGATGCTGCCAGACAAGGACTGCCGCTACGCCCTCTATGACGCAACCTACGAGACCAAGGAGAGCAAGGAGGAGGACCTGGTGTTCATCTTCTGGGCCCCTGAGTGTGCACCCCTTAAGAGCAAAATGATCTATGCCAGCTCCAAGGATGCCATCAAGAAGAAGCTGACGGGGATCAAGCATGAATTACAAGCAAACTGCTACGAAGAGGTCAAGGACCGCTGCACCCTTGCAGAGAAGCTGGGGGGCAGCGCCGTCATCTCCCTGGAGGGCAAGCCTTTGTGa